In one Leptolyngbya sp. BL0902 genomic region, the following are encoded:
- a CDS encoding type III-B CRISPR module-associated Cmr3 family protein, producing MHPRYWYTLTPLDILLFRDAKPFSPGERAWAKSVFPPNGHTLAGAIRGLLQQDIHINLTGPFLCHGGQLQFPRPMNFVGERQLVPVEWISPLPRLMWDRQMPMPLMTETGDDSFNEDKSKKDKLRQFLSVESIQKLLNGESLSGEDWLCPKGEFPEPWEEESRPHNTLEAGHRTVKTSDGYFVENAIRMHQGWSIALAVDDQTHQALQAQGIPAVLQLGGEGHRVLIERCQPLDEQWDSLQAKSKENYQQAEAVLAQDPAKAKSLAYLVTAGVFERTSNGVATCQAWPWEWKLAHAPNKNQTPGPLVSVATASPVPISGRRRQNEESVPAPQVFAAPPGSVYYLQRPEPLHQEDPAQKAHKWRKLGYSELLWIPFGVNKND from the coding sequence TTGCATCCACGTTATTGGTATACCCTCACCCCCTTAGATATCTTGCTATTTCGGGATGCTAAGCCCTTTAGTCCTGGTGAACGGGCCTGGGCCAAGAGCGTATTTCCTCCCAATGGTCACACCCTGGCCGGAGCGATTCGGGGACTGTTGCAGCAGGATATTCACATTAACTTAACGGGGCCATTTCTTTGTCATGGTGGTCAGTTACAGTTCCCTAGGCCAATGAACTTTGTGGGTGAGCGGCAGCTTGTTCCAGTTGAATGGATTTCGCCGTTACCTCGCCTGATGTGGGATCGGCAGATGCCCATGCCCTTGATGACGGAAACCGGGGACGATAGTTTTAATGAGGACAAATCCAAAAAAGACAAACTGCGTCAATTTCTGAGCGTTGAGTCCATTCAAAAACTTTTGAATGGAGAGTCTTTGAGTGGAGAGGATTGGCTATGCCCTAAAGGCGAGTTTCCAGAACCCTGGGAGGAAGAATCTCGCCCCCACAATACCCTGGAAGCAGGGCATCGCACGGTTAAAACCAGCGATGGCTATTTTGTTGAAAATGCTATTCGGATGCACCAAGGATGGAGCATTGCCCTGGCGGTGGATGACCAGACTCACCAGGCACTCCAGGCGCAAGGTATTCCCGCTGTCTTACAGCTAGGGGGCGAAGGACATCGGGTCTTGATTGAGCGGTGTCAGCCTTTGGATGAGCAGTGGGACAGCCTACAAGCCAAGTCCAAGGAAAACTATCAACAGGCCGAGGCCGTACTCGCCCAAGATCCTGCAAAGGCGAAATCATTAGCCTACCTGGTTACGGCTGGTGTCTTTGAGCGGACTTCCAATGGCGTAGCGACTTGCCAAGCTTGGCCCTGGGAATGGAAATTGGCCCATGCCCCCAACAAAAATCAAACCCCTGGCCCTTTGGTGAGTGTGGCAACCGCTAGCCCAGTCCCGATTAGCGGACGACGACGACAGAATGAGGAAAGCGTCCCAGCTCCTCAGGTGTTTGCGGCTCCACCGGGCAGCGTGTATTACCTACAACGGCCAGAGCCACTACACCAAGAAGACCCAGCCCAGAAAGCCCATAAATGGCGGAAACTAGGCTACTCAGAACTACTTTGGATTCCCTTTGGAGTAAATAAAAATGATTGA